Below is a genomic region from Procambarus clarkii isolate CNS0578487 chromosome 27, FALCON_Pclarkii_2.0, whole genome shotgun sequence.
tcaatgtcaacttgtggttttgatgtggcacgtttggccaagacaccccaccccattatgcaccccatacccatcttgtgggcggttgtggaaagggttacagaggcacataatgggctcagggactgaaccccacaattcatttagctaagcaagttacaatcttgatgagctagttacaaaattcaatataagtcatcacatcaacaatgggttcgagatcgacctcaagtacaggttctaaattaagcaactgacatatgtggagagctagtatcaaaatttatatgtttgtcctgcacaccgtcccccatccagtgggcagcggtggataggttacaatcacttagttgttatctacagttagcaaactggggatatttggctaaaatttctggtagcagatcattttgaatgaaatattgacacatcgctggaacattggttatagaattgtctctaaattcatgtatcttttcgcactccatcacatagtgacggagggtgtgcgaataattttgttgacacagtttacatttggtcaggtctacatcagcagataatgagaattcccagagatacttgtaaccgagtctaagccgagcagtagtaacatctagaagtctgctgattttattggatgatccatagatgtgtggctcctcttgtatgatatgtatgatagatggaattactagttccagtttctaggcaggcgatgagtactcacaataaccttaattaagcgtcaaaacaaaaatgtgtatactctttttactctcctgaccttagttctcgagctatgtatttcattttggtaccaacgtgttcgcaataacattctctagaagaaaatcagcaaaaacggtcaccaaaagttatatgaataccagcacccaataaatacctacgtagatgactcgccgtgagtgcccaagagcaacaaaatgtttttactcttgggattgttatcacttccacacttgtcctacagcgttaattttggtatcaatgtactcgcaatgaaattcccaacacggtgatatgaatataaacgtagaataatggtcgctgcccacccgcaagagtgtgggaagtggcggaactgttacccagtattggtgacaagacgacacatgggcgatacagtgctttgaaagtttataattatatcactgtcctgacattattattgtatgtacgtcattcatttttgtgccaatgttttcgcaatagaatgttctatgagcccgtaggtaaaaaagagcaacaaagcgtaagatagaatagcaccatatataaaacaacgctggtacatatcagtgagcgtcaaacacacacgaaatgtgtgtgtttgatggtggtcaaacgatgtttgatgtgtttgatcaggtgatgtcctgatccgcataattaaagtatgaattatgttgagaaaaaataagaaaaaagggaaaaaacaggggtgggagaaacatgacagaaaaagagtaaaaatacaatttggtcaacaaaacagcattgtttaaaataaaagatatggattgacattttgggggttaggttggtaggttacattgagttaattaggtagtacttagtgtttatctgttatagataggagctgcctggtatgggccaataggccttctgcagttacctttgtttttatgtttttgccctgtaacctaaatggttagagaggcacatatatgggcttagggactgaaccccacactacatttagctaagctggttacaatcttgatgatatagttacaaaattctgtataagtcgtcacattatcaatgggttcgagatcaaccacaatttcctgaatagatataacaaaggggatattaatagggtattaaaattgtcaacacaagatagaacacgaaacaatgggtataaattggataagtttagatttaggaaagacttgggtaaatacagggtcagtaacagggttgttgatttgtggaatttttcttaacttataaatttatctttatttatcttaaactggttgggagaggtacagtttttaacataattgggaaggtcattccacattcgaggtctcttgatttgtaaagcatttctagtttgactaagtcgtactcttagaatatcaaataggtatttgtttctggtgtggtgctcatgggatctgttacaaccttctaggaagcttttaaggtcaggattgacattacagtgcagcgttttatatatataaaatacacatgagagtatgtgcagggacttaatatctaacatattcagagatttgagtaaggggtccatatatactgtccggttgcctgaaatgctataggcctactatagtggctttaggtattgtatgcactagctctatctataaatccaacattatgtttgtaaatcaactatgtatgtactttcctgaataaaattgactttactgtacatttatattctctgtggatttgttacccctatcgtttgggagaaaaaaaatgactaatacgttcggcgaatgactttgacttcaacttcactttgacttcgttcatgtcatcgtattttccgtaatatataaaggttatgacaatgcaattatattattgtgtgcaaataagtttgaaatttcatgtaccctaaaaatattaaaataaagaataagaataattaaataattgttgtagtaaattgtcacacgttcatcatacgcaaacgaacacacagtttggagcgtcagtacaagaccgccgccattttaaaacacggcttcgaatgtaagtaatgtttttctcgtactaacactgtgttatacaatagatttggtcttgaattcacaaatttagttgttacatctgacagagtatgttagacggtgtaatgctggtccatgttaacgtatttgtgggcttggttggtttaaatgtggaggcgaggcctggcagtgctggtgtatgtggaggcgaggcgaggcctggcagtgctggtgtatgtggaggcgaggcctggctgtgctggtgagtatgtggaggcgaggcctggcagtgctggtgtatgtggaggcgaggcctggcagtgctggtgtatgtggaggcgaggcctggctgtgctagtgtgtatgtggaggcgaggcctggctgtgctagtgtgtatgtggaggcgaggcctggcagtgctggtgtatgtggaggcgaggcctggctgtgctagtgtgtatgtggaggcgaggcctggctgtgctagtgtgtatgtggaggcgaggcatgtacaacactccccaataggaagaaaacccactgggttctaggctaggttaggcttatctgtaataattgaattaagcctagcaaagcctagaacctagttcagtaatttaaaaaatgttgtaacttgaaaaatgccattcaatacattacacaatttaaatattttcaggcaatcaacacaaccctcatgttggctaaccctctctcatgttggtcaataatttaattattttttttatggagtaatctttgctgttgaaatgtagtctttttgagactacatttcaaatgtagtgtgtgtggaggcgtgtatgttaggtattacctaatatacacggtgtaatatatctatctgtgtgaaatagattaaatccatttatttgatattcagctaatagttctgtattttctacattcatccatgttttggtaagtgcaataatatgtattgtttcattgcagattagagattcaagatagttctagatttccgaagtactgaaacgcgcgccatacaggcttggtggatctaggtgcaaggtaaaattatttacatttacttgttttgtattaatgttttgtatttatatgcatatatgcatttatatgcattattctatagaataatagatctcgtaataattttgcaaaaatagtggcatttactatttttaaaagattattaaaaaatttactgatatggtgcattcggaagggcgaagagggagaacggcctgttgacatagctcgggtgcaggggggggggggggggggttgtgtaaaagcctggtttgtgcctcggagaggctataggatccagtaagttcagtagaacttcggtttcaacccttttaccctgttgtagctcagtcgattaaggcagtgtctgggatgctcccggacgcaggttcgaatcctcgtcacggcccttgtggatttgttcatttgatgcatcacgttattgtgatctgtgtgtgtaattcttcacttgctacagcaacaggaatgtgtgtgtatgtatttgtgttgttgaatatgaccgaaagtgtaagattaatgattctaacacaaatcgtctgaatatttgtttttcttcactgtcgagagtagttaaaaaaatttactcaagtttattttcacactttatttatggtccttaagtccctctccttaatgctgctgctgtttctcgcatctttgcatcgcttgtatgtttgggggtttggcctcttgctatatattgattccatttgtgtgtgtttgggtctcaggccctctcgcaatttctgttgaacaaaccccttttcctagttctgcatctctcctttggtacaaattttgttgtgcttttatcatatatttcacaaaacttgacatacatttcatttacttcatgtcctatcagcaagtgtttgtcaaattctttaaggaaagtttatcatcctgattgcagatctctagcgatattatgtcaacttcttgtggattcgcaatcattatttaatttacctttaggtgttctttcaccagcacagcaacactgtacctctcccaaccagtttaagataaaaactaagcactaactaattaactcaatgtaacctaccttacccccaaaatgacaacccatgtcttctattttaaacaatgctgttttgttgaccaaattgtatttttgtttttttctgcaatgtttcccccccccccaccactctaccaccacattgagtttagtagctctgtgcacgtcaggtgctgtttaatatacagacctactcctccatttgacctagtttctctatcacatctatatcactttgtgctttagccctggtggagcttggtccaccaggctgttgtttggagtggcccgcagatccacatacagtctgcatatgatatacagtctgttgatcaattaaactacagtagttagtttttatcatccgaatgcaccaatatgtgttcattcttcccagatgaaggaactaggtaatattcatcatctgaatgcaccatctgatgctttaacacactcatgatacacgagaggtttaaaaaacttttaaaacttttaaaactttttgacctatgtatttaaaagcaattctaaagttaaaaagtgtagcataggcccctcgcagaatgttcttaatatgatcctcaggttatagttttctatctaaaaccacccctagatctctttcttgatcagaattctttatagatctcagtggctcgatcatagaaactgctctaaatccttgttggcctggattgtggaggtcattggtctctataaaactagtaatctgactcctgatcactctcaaataattttattatgtgggatgttagtgcaactggtctataattctttgccaatgcttgtgttgtgttgtgttgttttggtagtgatgtgcaatgtgttgttttggtagtgattcgtccagttctggtagtagtgcggttgttgtgtagtgtagtacttgtgtgcttgttaatgacttgtattccagtcttgtgggtatctcctttcccctacgggccaactgctttgttcttacctagcattttgctttgtttgggtatgaatgtttgtgtgctgtatattttgcaaaatttgccatatatctcattatttactcctctgcctagcaacaagtctgtctaattatactcattaactgtttttcaaagttccccatagtgtcctttattgaaatcgagttcatgaaccgtttcaatgttcttattttcttctagattatatcttaaagtatatttgaatgttattgttattattgttattaaatgttattgtgacattgcattgcaattgagctatgttgtttaccataccgttcatttcgtgagtataagtatagatgccacacttgtgacaggtaaaaccatgccttttttgaaaaacagcaccgtctgttgcacgtaagagcaacccacactatattatgttgcgatattatttcaatatttccgattgtattgataatttgaattttcatagatttcaatttattttcatttcgatttaataattttgtgtgacattgcattgaaattgagctgtgttgtttaccatactgttcatttcatgagtatagtttatttttttatttttttcatttcatttttttagctgttcttatttttcagtgatgggaatatcagatcatttgatgttcccaattttctgatggaagcatcagaccattatagaatgcatcggatgaggtagtttggaatggtggggaggacgagaggggggtatggtggggaagacgaggggacagaggagagggtaatggtggggaggacgaggggactggggagttggggatggtggggacaggggaatgctggggaggacaaagggacaggtgaatgggagatggtgggggaggaagaaggacaggggaggggaaaatggtaaggaggacgatgggacagggaagtgggaatagtggggatgatgtggggacagggaagtgggaaggacgagaggactgtggaatggggaatagcaaagtgaattataattatatatattaattaattcttataaatttccagaagcctgtatcaacacccacactaatgcaactgaaagagatgttgagacaagtattgctgatatgttgaagaacgccccaaacaaactcggtggaaacagatacaaggtaaagtttgccaatttgctgtagtcaaattcaatttctttttagtaatcttcgagaacatttatgctatgaataagataaaataatgtaactgattttgatttatttactatttattatttatttaccgttattagtataatagatctcgtaataattttgcaaaaataatggcatttactattttaaaaagctcgggtgcaggggggggggttatgtaaaagcctggtttgtgcctcggagaggctatgggatccagtaagatcgtccttcctttcctccctagaatctggatgtagcaggtgctcaattgtcaaaagtgaaaaattggttttgtcttccgaatgcaccatttctgtaaatttgctaataatcttttaaaaatagtaaatgccattatttttgcaaaattattacgagatctattatactaataacggtttgataaaatacagtagactgcctactggttttacctgtaataaggtttgatacagatgattatgattatggttttggcctccaccaccctctcacctaacttgttccaaccatgtctaccacggttttgtcttccgaatgcaccatttctgtaaatttgctaataatcttttaaaaatagtaaatgccattatttttgcaaaattattacgagatctattatactaataacggtttgataaaatacagtagactgcctactggttttacctgtaataaggtttgatacagatgattatgattatggttttggcctccaccaccctctcacctaacttgttccaaccatgtctaccacggttttgtcttccgaatgcaccatttctgtaaatttgctaataatcttttaaaaatagtaaatgccattatttttgcaaaattattacgagatctattatactaataacggtttgataaaatacagtagactgcctactggttttacctgtaataaggtttgatacagatgattatgattatggttttggcctccaccaccctctcacctaacttgttccaaccatgtctaccacggttttgtcttccgaatgcaccatttctgtaaatttgctaataatcttttaaaaatagtaaatgccattatttttgcaaaattcctgaatattgtcaaaatgacggaaacccatatgtcaaaaacacatggagatataccaatcctggaagacattcttccatccccacttgaaactgttgagcaggtggaaagtctgtcacatgagctaaaagttaacagtgaatataaaaagagtatggtaagtgttgcttaattcttttagcctgagtatggtaagtgttgctgaatttttttagccttgtacatatgtcttttgattagtttttttgcagatgaaggaaggtggggtggcacataattgattgttcagtgttatgtttaaggtacaaataaaacaaaagcaaaagttactcaaattcgttgatttttgtaatagttaagaaggaaaatattttaatgctatttatttaatacagttggaaattagaaaatcttatgttgagattgaaagatatatattattctctattaccttacagcttatgcattattttaacaggtccagacgctgtctcaaatgggcggtgcaagctgtggagacacagtgagacgaatgatgaggaggatagggacctatggggtctggtctcagtattcactcgttgggcgcaagaggaaacgtgtcttcaaaaccttggatatttgtaatgtaataataagtacgtaaatttgacatttttttggattatatatatgtctgcatgtattatgtattatacttgcatgcttgttaatgacttgtattctagtcttgtgggtatctcctttctcctacgggccaaatgctttgttcttacctagcattttgctttgtttgggtatgaatgtttgtgtaccttcattgtatattttgcaaaatttgccatatatctcattactcctctgcctagcaacaagtctgtctaattatactcaataactatttttcaaagttccccatagtgtcctttattgaaatagagttcatgaaccgtttcaatatccttattttcttctagattatatcttaaagtatatttaaatgttattgtgacattgcattgcaattgagctgcgttgttaaccattctgttcatttcatgagtatattttattttctattttttcatatcattttttttatctgtttttatttttcagtgattggaatatcagatcatttgatgttcccatcagaaaattgggaaagtcagatcttttgatgttcccaattttcagatggaagcatcagaccatcatggaatgcatgggatgaggtagtttagaatggtggggaggacgacaggggggatggtggggaagacgagggaacagaggagagggtaatggtagggaggacgaggggacaggggaatggagaatgctggggaggacaaaggggacgaggggacggaggaagactggagaacaggggaacacctaaataaaagccaacaatgttattactctgtggcttcttgtctcctgacaaaaagaattataattatatatattaattaattcttataactttccagaagcctgtatcaacacccacactaatgcaactgaaagagatgttgagacaagtattgctgatatgttgaagaacgccccaaacaaacacggtggaaacagatacaaggtaaagtttgccaatttgctgtagtctaattcaatctctttttagtaatctttgtgaacatttatgctatgaataagataaaataatgtaattgattttgactaaatatgtagatatatttaattttctgagcactaataatgaaagaaaaccaaaataagaggtggctactatctctaataatgggctggaataatacaggatataataatatatatatatatatataaatatatatacatatatttatatatatatatatttatttatataaatatatatatgatatatatattctattctattagtctattctattctatagttttatatagattcttgttttagtttttttctataatatggaaagggtttttaattaataaattaaatattatataataaaataatgtattattgaaaacaattagtaacaaacaatatttcattacagggtggtgaagcaagaatacatgtgcatcacatagcagagtcggatatgacgaataatgaaaacagcggagagcctggtgcatggcataccgctgaatcttctctaatgtctatatagaagaatctttgtttctgtgtgtatatatgtatatatatcattaataaaatatatatatatatatatatatatatatatatatatatatatatatatatatatatatatatatatatatatatatatatatatatatatatatataacctatatatatatttatatatatatttatatatatatttatatatatatatatatatttatatatatatttatatatatatatatttatatatatatttatatatatatatatttatatatatttatatatatatatatttatatatatatttatatatatatatatatatatatatatatatatatatatatatatatatatatatatttatatatatatatatatatatatttatatatatatatatttatatatatatatatttatatatatatatatatttatatatatatatatatttatatatatatatatatatatttatatatatatattaggttaggtttggtagggttggttagttatcatatatctacgtataactagctagttttacctttatatatataatatttatatatatatatatatattatataaaaagtttgtgaggaagacctctggtgccaatgtggggacccatagcataggagaagaaaataaaaagtattcagaggagaccttgtggtcactcactaaacactaatattatcttctaccacccccattcttttgtatgtacacatatatttgctttatttgaactttgttacaaagagggagttacatataggttacaaagatggttatcatatatatattatttatatatatatattatttatatatatatattatttatatatatatattatttatatatatatatattatttatatatatatatattatttatatataaatatattatttatatataaatatattatttatatataaatatattatttatatataaatatattatttatatataaatatatatatatataatatatatactattacactacattcttatgtattacactaatatatatatatatatatatatatatatatatatatatatatatatatatatatatatatatatatattatataaattatttatatatatattatatatataattatataggtcatatgtttttgtatttttgctgatttgttagtaaataataaaagaaatataaattatttgatttttttacccttaaattggttttaatatttaaattgaaaacactaatataatataaaaaatttattatttaaaatatttaaaatatttaaatatatttaaaaataaatattttttattttcaagaaatttaactttaaacacaaagatgtgaaaatggttcagataaggctcaaacctttcacaagagattcatattggtgtatgaatggattatgaatgactcatgttaggagtgtaagttgccacaacatctcaaattagtgttagatacatatgtcttggttataagttttggaaacctatttaagtccacacacaatatcgtatctgatacgataaaacaaacgtttccaatactttcaaatactttccagatatgttgtggcaacctaaaattgtttgctggggagagagggagattgggaaagaaggagagagagagagagagagagagagagagagagagagagagagagagagagagagagagagagagagagagagacagagacagagacagagacagagagagagagagagagagagagagagagagagagggagctagAGGGAGAGACGggtagagagggggagagaggggggaggggtgagagagagggggagagtttgTGAATGGGGGATGCGTGGGGTAAcagggggggggtgggagtgggCGGAGATGGTCACCTctgttcaggtgtgtgtgtgtgtgcgtgtttttgCAGTCAGTCatggggtgggggagtgtattgggttagtgagattgggggtaagagagggggggggtagagttATCAAGGAGGCTTTCTGC
It encodes:
- the LOC138369137 gene encoding uncharacterized protein isoform X2, whose translation is MLKNAPNKLGGNRYKVQTLSQMGGASCGDTVRRMMRRIGTYGVWSQYSLVGRKRKRVFKTLDICNVIIKACINTHTNATERDVETSIADMLKNAPNKHGGNRYKGGEARIHVHHIAESDMTNNENSGEPGAWHTAESSLMSI
- the LOC138369137 gene encoding uncharacterized protein isoform X1, with the protein product MSKTHGDIPILEDILPSPLETVEQVESLSHELKVNSEYKKSMVQTLSQMGGASCGDTVRRMMRRIGTYGVWSQYSLVGRKRKRVFKTLDICNVIIKACINTHTNATERDVETSIADMLKNAPNKHGGNRYKGGEARIHVHHIAESDMTNNENSGEPGAWHTAESSLMSI